A single Verrucomicrobiota bacterium DNA region contains:
- the sufT gene encoding putative Fe-S cluster assembly protein SufT, which yields MQDVTSVELSRDCEAVQIPAGSVVTLPARMPVDITQTLGGTYTVHAQGGLYRIAAKDRDALGIESTSYAARGNESKEGAVDEKLVWDTLKTCFDPEIPVNIVDLGLVYDMHIDALPDGKNFVAVKMTLTAPGCGMGSVIAGDAQGKLLELPGVDEASVDIVWDPPWHQSMITEQGRKILGLD from the coding sequence ATGCAAGACGTGACTTCCGTCGAACTAAGCCGTGATTGTGAAGCGGTGCAAATCCCCGCTGGCAGCGTGGTGACGTTGCCGGCACGTATGCCGGTCGATATTACTCAAACGCTCGGCGGCACTTATACGGTCCATGCGCAGGGCGGTTTGTATCGCATTGCCGCAAAGGATCGCGACGCGCTCGGAATTGAATCAACTTCGTACGCTGCACGGGGAAACGAATCGAAGGAAGGTGCCGTGGATGAAAAGCTGGTCTGGGACACTTTGAAAACGTGTTTTGATCCGGAGATTCCGGTGAACATTGTCGATCTGGGACTGGTTTACGACATGCACATCGACGCGCTACCTGATGGCAAAAATTTCGTGGCGGTGAAAATGACCCTCACCGCACCAGGTTGCGGGATGGGCAGCGTCATCGCGGGGGATGCGCAAGGGAAATTGCTGGAGTTGCCCGGAGTCGATGAAGCAAGCGTGGATATTGTCTGGGACCCGCCCTGGCACCAATCCATGATCACCGAACAAGGCAGGAAGATTCTGGGACTCGATTGA